The window ccaaatttaacaaaaatggGGGATGGCATGGTTGTCCTTTTATCCGAATGATGCAATCTCAAATATAACAATAACCTACTatcatatatatttcaaaatatattataaacTAGCAGGTTAGTTACAATATTGGAATTTCTATAATCCATTATAAAGAATTTGTACATCTCCAACTTATAAAAAAACTCAATAAACTCATATTAATCATATACATCGTAGAAATATAAAACTAACTAAGCTTACACCCAAAAATCCTCTATCAAAATGTCTTGACGATTACATGAACGTTATCACTCTATTTGTCACTAACCGagtaatttgaaaaacattgaACACGAATAGCATATGTAACTACAATTCAGTAAGTAATATATCTCTTCTAAGTAGATTGAGTATTCATTATGCACATATGAAGAGCAATGTTAGAAACTCATAATCCAAACCCAAgatataatatacatattaGAGGTTAGGATACTTGGAGTGCCAAAATTtagcacggagggacacttaaatgccaaaactttggaaatgtacacttaagtgtcaaaattggagtaaaatggattacttaagtgtcacttcggccaaaatccggccaaattgctgaTGTGACCATTTTCCGGTGAGGTGagtgcaaaatggcgtcgttttgcatgctaacgtggtgagaaaatgcaaaaacgacatcgttttgtgTCTGATGTGTAAAtagttaatataaaaattaattaaattaaattaaatttatttaaaatattctaaaaattaaaagattaaaaaaagggtGTGGGGAGGGGGGAAGGAGGtggctgagggctgagccctcgccacgCCGCCACCGGGAGGGTCGACGGCGGTAGCAATGAGGGCTCAACCTCACCACCTCCTTCGGCcccccttttctattttttttattttaagtttttttacttttagaatattttaaataaatttaagtttaaatttaatttaattaatttttatattaattatttacacatttttattttttagaatattttaactggtagtttaatttttattttgcgaCGACGTTGTTTCGGGCGATTTTGAGCCGAGTCAGCTCTTCAGTGAGCCACGTAGgcaagtaaaaataataaaatattgccacatAGAATTTCTGGTAAGGTTCGCCggatgtgacacttaagtatcccacttttcaaagaaaatggcatttaagtgtaccttttaaaagttttggcacttggacTGTACTTTAGCCATacatattaaatcaaatatgagttgtttcattttaacaaaattttatacAATTTAGAAATACTTTTTTAATCCACCATCCAATTGGAATATCTATAGTCAAGTTCATTGATTCATCTTTATCAAATCACATGCCAATGGTTTATTCCATTGACTAATTTATTACTCAATATCTTACCATGGTCATGATATAAAACTTGGTGATAAGGTGATCAAAATTCTCCCCTGGGCAAAGTCTCCATTTATTATCAGCCAAAGGCTTGACCTTAGAAGGATATTCTAAAACCAAGATTTGGAGTTGATAAGCTTTGGAATTATATGGAAATGGTAGATTATGGCGTTATGGAGTCGTGGGGTTTACAAATatggggaaaattccaaataagcgCTTAAagtgttttcattttctcaaatgaagGTATTAAgtagacattatttcaaataggaCTTGAATGGAGACCTTTGTCTCAAAGAATGACCTAACCTCACCAGTAGTTTCAAATAGGGCATGAAGTGCCTTCTTTTTCTCAGATAAGGGTATGAAGTTGattttgtatcaaataaggACATGAAGTGACCATATCAGTCTCAAAGAATGACTTGACCTTACCTACTTGTCAaaggcattttcatcttttactttttcttatgttctttcatttttcctttaaaataaCTCAAAGAagctaaaaactaaaaaagaaaaagaaaaacataggCAGGCTCCCCCACCCATGGCTGCCACCCTATCGTTGGTGGGCATTGGCCATGGCTGGCAGGTCACTAGCATCTCGGTGAGGGTTGACTAGTGGCGAGGGTTGGTCAACAAGGGTTGTGGCTTGAACCTAGATCTAGGAGAATGTTGTAGCCTTCTCCTGATTTTGGTGGGGGCTTAGAGTTGGTGAGGCGTCAACGACCTCGCCAGCCATGGTCGATGCCCTACTAGCAGTGGGGTGGTGGTCAAAAGCAAGAGCGCTAGCCTTAGCCTTTTGcttgggtttattttttaatttgtcttttttatatagttttaGTCTTTTTTCTTAGTAtttttagtttgtcttttttgcaaaaaaaaaaaaaaaaaggaagaaaataagaaggatGGAAATGCCATTGACTAGCTGATGAGGTTAGGTCTTTTGTTATGATTGGCATGATCActttaagttcttatttgagaaaatgatgacatttcGAGTGCTTATTTGAGACAAGGTTTACTCCAAACccttatttcaaaaattaacgGCATTTCaacctttatttggaattttccctcaaACATATAGGATAACTTGGAAAATTACTTCGATTATATGAACTAAGGACTTGAATTCTTACCAAACACTGCAAAATGTACTTAATTCAGCTCGTCGAGTTTGaacttttcctcttcttttcctttcttctctttgttggagaaaactccttaatgttttgaagttgacaaaacttctccaaagtctagtttgaagactttcaGACTTTAGTGACAAAGTTTGATGATTGCtagactttagtatcaaagtttACCCAcactgacaaattccagactcaAAGCTACTAAAGAATGAAGACTCATCAAAATCCGAGACTTTGTTTAGGAGTTCGATTCGTATggcttatggatggctttctgGTTGAATATATCACCTACATGATTGGCTATCTTTAATGGAATCATTTTCGATACTCCAATCTCTTCGAAggcaagtaaacttggaaagtatctacttatggaaaccaagatccagattgtatgggcgaacaggattgacgggctttcatcacaatcatcaAACGGCTCTAGATCTCCTTAAtcgattctgtccaacgggttaattggagaaattcttttgaaaagtgccaacggttgtgaagacatgaaggagtatttaaggtggactctctagttgttcgaaagtgtgcgtgaaagaaaattttcaaagtgtGAAGCTTCCTAGTTCCTTGTAATTTCGTTCACTGAGCTAAAATTTgcactcaaaagagagaaagactgATAGTGTGACTTTGTGAAAGAGAAGCaaactcttcactgtgaagttgagatcaccaagctataaaatctcttttgttttttagtggaatctagccaatatGCTatcagtgtgggagagtggacgtaggcttaatttaaaccgaaccactataaattctatGTTCTTATTATCTTCcctgaactttttattttgttcatagttctatttaactgctaaagtttAAACTCGTTCAAAGTCTATTGTTCttcaaactcagttttaaaagcaaaatatttctactgtttcttttgaaaaattgttttcacacttattcaccccctctaggtattcaCACTAGCACTTACACTCTCTAcgttttcattttgtttttgctttttgactAGTTGACTAGTCAACACCGCAATATTACACTTTAAATAAGGCAAGTTAACTTCATAAGGGGGGTAAAAATAGTCCTCTAACTAGCCAATAAGGGCCTGCTTGTTTTGACTTCAAATAGTGTCTGGTTCTATTAGTTTACTCCttggaacaaaacaaaaaaaaaaagaataaaaatctgtttgataaattttttttattctagagaacaaaaatccatttttttttatttcgagattagatttggaacaaaatcaagaaatattaaaaaaaaaaaaaacacttcttattctcgggaacaattcttagaatcaaatctaatttttcttctttttttttttcttttctcattctctcttcttctttctcctagCCGGTCATCAGCCATTGCCGATCACCGCAGCTGtgaatcaagtctaatttttctttctttttttcttttctccttctctcttcttcttcctcctagcTAGTCACCGGCCATTGCCGACCACCGCTATTGCAGTAGCTAGCAATAGCTGGTGACTAGccacaaaaaaggagaaagaagaaaataaaaggaaaattttaaaaatttaaaaattaaaaaataataaagtattaaaaaaattaaaagaaacataaaaatttaagaatactaccaaacacatttttattctgaaatataaattttagataGTTACCAAATGTCTTCAaaaacttagaaattgttcccaagaatagaataaaaaaaaataattttttagcgAAAATTATTCTTAGAAAGAATGATTATCAAAAGCGCTCTAAAAGTTTAGGCAATTGCGTAATGACAGGAGCTCAATCTCATTCTTACATCTgtagcacaaaaaaaaaaaaaaaaaaaaaaccaaattgttgaactttaatattttcttttttttctttaatattttttctctgctctttttgtaaatttttattaattgaaaatgttCTAGTTGGGCGTATCGTATttatctttgttcttctttcataaTTCGAATGCATTTTgtcatgaatttatttaaagattTAAAGATTTGTGTTGCACAAAAAAGATTACGAGATTTTCAATGAATTAGAATTGACAATCACTAGGAAGTTGGAATTAGTCTAAGTCAATAGCGTgttaaattttgggatttttttatgtaGATGTCACAATTAACAGTCTTATTGGTGCACTGACTTGGAACTTCGTGGCTTTTTCCGATGGCTTATTATTAGTTCATGGAAAAAGCCTGTGGCTCCAGATCAGCCTTGAAATTGCAGGGGTCTTCATTCCTCAGTGatctctcttctccctttcttccGTCTTCTTAGTTCACTCAGCAGATTCGCTGATTTTGAGAACTTGACTGCTTCAAGCGGTATGAAAGCTATTGTGGCACTTTCCATGTGTCTTGTTCTCTTCTCTTGTAATGCCCTTGTTTCCAATGCACTAGATACCATAACAACAAATAAGTCGATTCAAGACGGCGAGAGCCTAATCTCTGCTGGTGGGACATTTGAGCTGGGGTTCTTCAGTAGGGGGGATCCGCCAAAGCGATATCTGGGAATATGGTtcaagaaaataaccacaatgACAATAGTGTGGGTTGCAAATAGAGTCGCACCCCTTGCGGATGCATCAAGCACTTTGAGGGTTACTAGCCATGGAAGTCTCGTCCTTTTCGATGGGAATGGAAGTGATATCTGGTCATCAAACTTGTCAATACCGGTGCGTAATCCAGTTGCACAGCTCTTGGATTCAGGAAATCTGGTTGTGAGAGATGCAGAAGGCAGTGATCCCAATAATTTCCTGTGGCAGAGTTTTGACTATCCTACAGATACACTTCTAGCTGGTATGAAGATCGGACGGAATAGAACATCAGGCTTCAATCGTTATTTAACATCATGGAAGAGCATTGATGGTCCTTCCCCAGGCAACTTCACGTTTCAACTTGATCCGAATGGCTACCCACAAGAACTATTGAAGCAGGGTTCTGACATCAAGTTCAGGACAGGACCATGGAATGGTCTTCGATGGAGTGGCACACCTTATTTAAATCCAAACCCCTACTACGGGTATGAATTTGTGTTAAATGAAGAAGAGATGTACTACCGCTTCCTCTACAAATCGGTCACTTCCAGGCTGGTATTGATGACCAATGGCATCATACAGCGATTCGCTTGGATTGACCGAACGCAGGGTTGGATGCTTTACATCACCTCGCCAATAGACCAATGTGACAACTATGCATCATGTGGTACCTATGCTAGCTGCAGGGTCGATACTTCCCCAGTGTGTAGGTGCTTGAAAGGCTTCGTGCCTCGATTTTCTCAAGAATGGGATATGTTGGATTGGTCAAATGGGTGTGTGAGAAGAAATCCTTTGGATTGTGAAACGGACATATTTGTGAAGTATTCTTGGTTAAAATTGCCTGATACTCGGTTTTCGTGGTTTAACGAGAGCATGAATCTTCAGGAATGCCAAGTACTTTGCATGAAAAAATGTTCCTGTATGGCTTATTCGAACTTAGACATCCGAAATGGAGGAAGTGGTTGTTTGCTGTGGTTCGGCAAGCTGATTGACATTAGAGGGTACAGCGACTACGGGCAGGAACTCTACATCCGGATGGCTGCGTCAGAATCAGGTATTGTAGACATGAATTTGCTAGATACTGAAGTGGAAAATGGACACACATCTTTGAGGGAGAGCTTACAGAATTTTAATATCAGTTAAACCTAGTTCTTACTCCTGATCCTGTGTGCTCGTGCTTCTTCTCTTAGCTTTACCACCGTCACACCAAAAGAAGCATAAGCTGGTCATAGGCTTGGCAGTTTCTCTCGGGTCTGTTTTCCTCATTCTGGTTCTCACCATCTGTGTTCTACAacgcaagaagaagaaaatgaagcttCCTGAAGGTAAACCGTACTTTATGATACAGTGCTGTCAGATTTTGTATTCTGGTTCTCATCATTCCCAGTTTTTACACTAGTCATTTCATCACTTACAAGTAGGTATTTTACAAGACCTCCCAGTACTTATTCTATTATCAAGCACAAGAATTCTTGTCTCGTGTTCATTACATTAGTCAGCCCCTTGTATaagtgaagtttttttttttttttttaataaattagacTATCATTACAGGGGATTCTGCATTCATCTCCCATTCAGCATTCATCCTTACCAGGCCCAACAGTTATaagattttctatttattttatcttactAATCCACATCTCCAATGAGAGGTCACTAAAAAAGATTCCATGATGAACTGACAAAGTCAGTCAGTCTCAACCAAATTGTTCGAGGCATTTGTGTGTCAGTGTCAGATGTGCGAAACAATGACAAACCACTAGCAATCGCGATCAAATTATCCTAATATGTTCGCAATTCAATGCTTTCAACTTTAGCAATTAGCATGCCTTTGTAGCATCATGATTGAAGGAAATCTGAATTAATGCAGAAGCCACTCAGAGATATTTGCTAATcgattttatatattttgtgcTCCAGATAAAAGGGACAGTTTTGAATCAGGAGACAACTGTGAAAACAAGAAGGAAGATCTTGAGTTGCCACTATTTGACTTGTCTACAGTAGCTGTCGCTACCAATTACTTTTCGACCGACAGTAAGATTGGAGAAGGTGGTTTTGGACCTGTCTACAAGGTACTAAAATTGTGCATGCTATTCTTGAGAAGGACATTGTTGCTATTCGAGGATTGTAAAGTACTGCCTCGCTGTTGCATTTGCATAATTTGTTTAAGAAAATATTCCTGAATATATTGATGAGAGGCTGAATAACTTGATCCCAAAAAGTTTAGTTACTGTGAGTGGAATTCTAGTGAGGGCAAGGAATTATTTTTCACTAAGCAAGTTGACCATATGCAGGGTGTGTTGAGGGGTGGTAAAGAAATTGCCGTGAAGATGCTGTCAAGGAACTCAAGACAAGGGCTGCATGAGTTTAAAAATGAAGTTCTATACGTTTCCAAGCTGCAACACCGGAACCTAGTGAAGCTTCTAGGATGTTGcattgaggaagaaaatcttttgatctATGAATTCATGCCCAATAGGAGCTTGGACTTATTTCTCTTTGGTATGCTTACTTTCTCAATTCCTTAAAAGCGTGAATTTTGTGAAAGCCCCAAACTACAGTCACTGAAGTAGCAAATTAgcaaatgactaaattgatgcCTTACTCCTTGTAAGTTACAAACCGTGCAGAGTTTACTAATGTGAAATGAACTTTTGACAGATCCAACGCAGAGGAAGCAACTGGACTGTTCAGCTCGTTTCAACATCATCAATGGAATTGCCAGGGGACTTCTTTACCTTCATCAAGATTCCAGACTCAGGATTATTCACAGAGATGTAAAAGCTAGCAATGTATTGTTAGATTGTGAGATGAACCCTAAGATCTCTGATTTTGGCTTGGCTAAAAGCTTCGCAGGGAATGAGACACAGGCAAATACTAACAAAGTGGTTGGAACATAGTAAGTACTTTTAATGCAGTGATGGCCTCTGTGCTCAATTTGCTCTTAAACTGATGGtttcaataaatcaatttctgtaGTGGTTACATGTCTCCAGAATATGTTCTTGatggagttttctcaacaaaatcCGATGTCTTTAGCTATGGTGTATTGGTGCTCGAGATTGTAAGTGGGAAGAGAAACAGAGGGTTTCATCATCCAGACCACCATCATAATCTCCTTGGACATGTAAGCACATAATACTGCTCACCTTCCAGCCAGCCACAAGAGTTTTTCCTAATGGTTGGTTTCAATGTGGTCAGGCCTGGAGACTGTTCACAGAAGGCAAGTCCGTGCAGTTGCTCGATAAGTTGGTCCAGAATTCGTGCAGTACTTCTGAAGCATTACGCTCTATTCATATTGGCCTATTGTGCGTGCAGCGATGCCCCAATGATAGGCCGAGTATGTCCGCAGTGGTTATGATGCTGGGAAGCGACATTGAATTGCCTCTTCCAAAAGAGCCGGGGTTTTTTAACGAAAGGAATCTACTCCAAGAAAACACTTCACAAAGTCAACCAAACGAAATCACCATGACACTGTTATCTGCTCGATAAGAGAGTCACGGCCATGACTTTCATTCGTTCTCTCTGAACCTTACACTCCAGGTGGAAAATCGATGTAAAAAGTTCTTCAATGTCCTCCCCTAGCTATGCTTCCGAAAGTGCCGCATCTCTTATTTGGCTGCAGATTGAATGTACATGGAATGTCTTAAGTTACAGATTCCGACATCCCGTTTCACAAATTTGCATTCGAAAGGCCAAGAGTTCCCGTTCAAGGACATCTTCCCCCGAAAACTCTACATCGttggcccaaaaagaaaaatctcgcAACTCTTCCATAAGCTCGGTAATTAAATCTCCACGTCAGAGAACAAATTTCCATCTGATTGAGTTTCCTATCACCATCGAAATCACTTTCCTTTAAGAATGATGGCATGGAGTCGGCAAATGAACCTGgtccatgtcattttcatatcaaaatttgcGGAACAACGATCTTTGAACTAAATGGGGTCCTAATTCACACTAAACAGAAATAGGGGAATAATCATCCGGAAGTAGTTTGGGCTGGGGGTGTGCACGGCCAAGTTGGTCGTTTGCATGCTAGAATCTGGAACTAAGCCTGATTTTAAACTTGGAATTGGGAGCTCAGACACCTTGGCTCTAAAATTGGCCAACTTGAAAACCGACCAGTTTGGTTCTATTAATGACTGTCGATGAAAAACAGAATATGTGCACATGGAAACCAAATTTTTCATTAGTTGGTAATAAAATGAACAGTCTTAAAGACCTGGAAAACTCGCCGGTATGAAAATAAGTTGTTTTGAGATTTGGGAAGAGTTAACATCAACTCAGGATAATTCTCACTGATGCAAGATTATGATTGAGGAGCTACTTTGAGATGAGCCAACTTCACATAGTTTAATAtgaggaaaattacaaaaaaacaaGTCCTAAATCCATTGTGCTTGTgccaattcaaatttaaataacatttttttttgccgaGTGTGTACTAAACTT of the Eucalyptus grandis isolate ANBG69807.140 chromosome 10, ASM1654582v1, whole genome shotgun sequence genome contains:
- the LOC104452030 gene encoding G-type lectin S-receptor-like serine/threonine-protein kinase At4g27290; amino-acid sequence: MKAIVALSMCLVLFSCNALVSNALDTITTNKSIQDGESLISAGGTFELGFFSRGDPPKRYLGIWFKKITTMTIVWVANRVAPLADASSTLRVTSHGSLVLFDGNGSDIWSSNLSIPVRNPVAQLLDSGNLVVRDAEGSDPNNFLWQSFDYPTDTLLAGMKIGRNRTSGFNRYLTSWKSIDGPSPGNFTFQLDPNGYPQELLKQGSDIKFRTGPWNGLRWSGTPYLNPNPYYGYEFVLNEEEMYYRFLYKSVTSRLVLMTNGIIQRFAWIDRTQGWMLYITSPIDQCDNYASCGTYASCRVDTSPVCRCLKGFVPRFSQEWDMLDWSNGCVRRNPLDCETDIFVKYSWLKLPDTRFSWFNESMNLQECQVLCMKKCSCMAYSNLDIRNGGSGCLLWFGKLIDIRGYSDYGQELYIRMAASESALPPSHQKKHKLVIGLAVSLGSVFLILVLTICVLQRKKKKMKLPEDKRDSFESGDNCENKKEDLELPLFDLSTVAVATNYFSTDSKIGEGGFGPVYKGVLRGGKEIAVKMLSRNSRQGLHEFKNEVLYVSKLQHRNLVKLLGCCIEEENLLIYEFMPNRSLDLFLFDPTQRKQLDCSARFNIINGIARGLLYLHQDSRLRIIHRDVKASNVLLDCEMNPKISDFGLAKSFAGNETQANTNKVVGTYGYMSPEYVLDGVFSTKSDVFSYGVLVLEIVSGKRNRGFHHPDHHHNLLGHAWRLFTEGKSVQLLDKLVQNSCSTSEALRSIHIGLLCVQRCPNDRPSMSAVVMMLGSDIELPLPKEPGFFNERNLLQENTSQSQPNEITMTLLSAR